One window from the genome of Ictidomys tridecemlineatus isolate mIctTri1 chromosome 12, mIctTri1.hap1, whole genome shotgun sequence encodes:
- the Itpripl1 gene encoding inositol 1,4,5-trisphosphate receptor-interacting protein-like 1: MAVISLLFLAVMYIVHHPLMVSDRMDLDTLARSRQMEKRMSEEMRQLETEFEDRKRAAEQKQRAESFWRGDTPSDQLVLGKKTAGWPFQANGQEGPWGWLLGNLWNAGLFCLFLIFEFLRQNMQHEPAFESSSDEEEEVRVVPVTSYNWLTDFPSQDTLESFYKHYIQNAIRDLPSTCEFVESFVDDLIEACRALSRREAHPQLEDCLGIGAAFEKWGTLHETQKFDILVPIVPPEGTMFVLEMRDPALGRRCGCVLVESECVCKREKLLGDVLCLVHHHKDHSVALGKCSSSIKATLCTGRHLDVCKTVQWFRNMVGNAWALVAHKYDFKLSLPPSTTSCKIRLDYRSGRFLSISLILGVQREDTLVYLVSQASEQEQLTSVDWPESFAACEHLFLKLVGRFAPENTCHLKCLQIILSLQDHQSLPPGASHPILTPYHFKTALMHLLLRLPLTDWQQSMLSQRLQDLLWFLGRGLQQRSLNHFLIGNNFLPLTIPIPKTFRNAEPVNLFQHLVLNPMAHKQAVEEFHNLLTQVKTLPCAPLAGAP; this comes from the coding sequence ATGGCTGTGATAAGCCTGCTGTTCTTGGCAGTGATGTATATTGTACACCACCCCCTGATGGTCAGTGACCGCATGGACCTGGACACACTTGCCAGGAGTCGGCAGATGGAAAAGCGAATGAGCGAGGAGATGCGGCAGTTAgagacagagtttgaagacagaaaGCGAGCGGCCGAGCAGAAGCAGAGGGCAGAGAGCTTTTGGAGAGGAGATACGCCCAGTGATCAGTTAGTGCTGGGGAAGAAAACTGCGGGGTGGCCATTCCAGGCCAATGGCCAGGAGGGTCCTTGGGGCTGGCTGCTGGGGAACCTGTGGAATGCTGGCCTCTTTTGCCTTTTTCTCATCTTTGAGTTCCTGCGACAGAACATGCAGCATGAACCAGCCTTTGAGTCCAGCAGcgatgaggaggaggaagtgcGTGTTGTGCCTGTCACTTCTTACAACTGGCTCACCGACTTCCCCTCCCAGGATACCCTGGAATCCTTTTACAAACACTATATCCAAAATGCTATCCGGGACCTGCCATCCACCTGCGAGTTCGTGGAGAGCTTTGTGGATGATCTCATTGAGGCCTGTCGGGCACTCAGCCGCCGGGAGGCTCACCCACAGTTGGAGGACTGCCTGGGCATTGGGGCTGCCTTCGAGAAGTGGGGAACCCTCCATGAAACCCAGAAATTTGATATCCTTGTGCCCATCGTTCCCCCAGAGGGTACCATGTTTGTGCTGGAGATGAGGGATCCGGCGCTTGGCCGTCGCTGTGGCTGTGTATTGGTGGAGTCTGAATGTGTGTGCAAGCGTGAGAAGCTCCTGGGGGACGTGCTGTGCCTTGTCCACCACCACAAGGATCACTCAGTGGCCTTGGGAAAGTGTAGCAGTTCCATTAAGGCAACTCTCTGCACTGGCAGGCACCTGGATGTGTGCAAGACTGTGCAGTGGTTCCGGAACATGGTGGGCAATGCCTGGGCCCTGGTGGCCCATAAGTATGACTTTAAACTCAGTCTGCCACCGTCTACCACCTCCTGTAAGATCAGGCTGGATTACCGCTCAGGCCGCTTTCTGTCAATCAGCTTGATCTTGGGGGTGCAGCGGGAAGATACCTTGGTCTACCTGGTGAGTCAAGCCTCCGAGCAGGAGCAGCTCACCAGTGTGGACTGGCCAGAGTCCTTTGCAGCCTGTGAGCACTTGTTCTTGAAGCTGGTAGGGCGCTTTGCCCCTGAGAACACCTGTCACCTCAAGTGCCTACAGATTATTTTGAGTCTCCAGGACCACCAGAGCTTGCCCCCTGGGGCATCCCACCCCATCCTAACCCCCTACCACTTCAAAACGGCACTTATGCACCTGTTGCTGCGGCTGCCCCTGACAGACTGGCAGCAGAGCATGCTTTCTCAGAGGCTGCAGGACCTCCTCTGGTTCCTGGGCCGTGGCCTCCAGCAAAGGTCCCTCAATCATTTCCTCATTGGTAACAACTTCCTGCCCCTGACCATCCCCATCCCGAAAACGTTTCGGAACGCTGAGCCTGTCAATCTCTTCCAGCACCTGGTGCTGAACCCCATGGCGCACAAGCAGGCGGTGGAAGAGTTCCACAACCTTCTGACCCAGGTGAAAACGCTGCCCTGTGCCCCATTGGCTGGGGCACCTTAA